In a single window of the Methanolobus psychrophilus R15 genome:
- the thiM gene encoding hydroxyethylthiazole kinase, with amino-acid sequence MTRAFGALPVMAHAPEECADMTNISSALVINIGTLTAELIDCMIISASAANKKDIPIVLDAVGVGATKFRDDMAAKILNSVNVDIIKGNYSEVARLAGEHAETKGVEATSIDADPRQVAAALAKTRSCVVVMTGKEDIISDGGRIFVVRNGHGQMGSIVGTGCMAASIIASFAAVNRDYSDAAKDALCYFGVAGELAAARSDGPGSFKMHLYDEVSNLSDENAEPLMNFETL; translated from the coding sequence ATGACCCGGGCATTTGGTGCACTTCCTGTGATGGCACATGCACCCGAGGAATGCGCAGACATGACCAATATATCGTCCGCACTTGTGATCAACATCGGCACCCTGACAGCTGAACTTATTGACTGCATGATCATCTCGGCGTCTGCGGCAAACAAGAAGGACATTCCGATAGTGCTTGATGCAGTGGGTGTCGGTGCCACGAAATTCAGGGACGATATGGCTGCGAAGATCCTTAATTCCGTTAATGTCGACATTATCAAAGGCAATTATTCCGAAGTGGCAAGACTTGCAGGAGAACACGCCGAGACTAAGGGAGTCGAGGCGACATCAATAGATGCTGATCCAAGGCAGGTCGCAGCGGCATTGGCAAAAACCAGGTCATGTGTCGTTGTCATGACCGGCAAAGAGGACATAATCAGTGATGGCGGAAGGATTTTCGTTGTGAGGAATGGCCACGGACAGATGGGTTCCATTGTCGGAACCGGATGCATGGCCGCATCGATAATAGCTTCATTTGCAGCCGTCAACCGTGATTATAGTGATGCTGCAAAGGATGCATTATGCTACTTCGGCGTAGCCGGTGAGCTGGCTGCTGCAAGATCCGATGGTCCCGGAAGCTTCAAGATGCACCTGTATGACGAGGTATCCAACCTCTCAGATGAGAATGCAGAGCCCCTGATGAACTTCGAAACACTCTGA
- the thiE gene encoding thiamine-phosphate pyrophosphorylase → MGIDMDKRKLLGKIDLYLVTDSGLSKKGTLSDVSNAVEAGCRIVQYREKDRSTKEMVKEAFLIKEICEGKAIFLVNDRIDVAMAVDADGIHIGQDDMPIAIARQLLGNDKIIGLTVHNLREALKAEQDGADYVGLSPIFDTSTKKDAGEGIGPESIRGVKNALNIPIVAIGGINKQNCMSVVRGGADSLVAISAIVCSDDVNKETTDFISIIRKTKDDMN, encoded by the coding sequence ATGGGGATAGATATGGATAAAAGGAAGCTGCTTGGCAAGATAGACCTCTATCTTGTCACGGATTCAGGTCTCTCTAAGAAGGGGACCTTGTCTGATGTAAGTAACGCGGTGGAGGCAGGATGCAGGATAGTTCAATACCGTGAGAAGGACCGGAGCACGAAGGAGATGGTGAAGGAGGCTTTCCTCATTAAGGAAATATGCGAGGGCAAAGCCATCTTCCTTGTCAATGACCGCATCGATGTTGCCATGGCTGTGGATGCCGACGGCATCCATATCGGCCAGGACGATATGCCAATAGCAATAGCAAGACAGCTTCTCGGCAATGATAAGATAATTGGCCTTACTGTTCATAACCTGAGAGAGGCGCTGAAGGCCGAGCAGGATGGCGCTGACTACGTCGGCCTCAGCCCTATATTCGACACGTCCACCAAAAAGGATGCTGGGGAGGGCATCGGCCCTGAAAGTATAAGGGGTGTGAAGAATGCTTTGAACATCCCTATAGTCGCAATCGGCGGTATAAACAAGCAAAACTGCATGAGTGTGGTCCGGGGAGGCGCCGACAGTCTGGTTGCAATTTCAGCAATTGTGTGCAGCGATGATGTAAATAAGGAAACCACGGATTTCATTAGTATCATTCGCAAAACAAAAGATGATATGAATTAG
- a CDS encoding transcriptional repressor, CopY family yields the protein MVKLDRINISNEGLTKFFSPIEAQIMTVLWENGECTTPDITERTGIPLSSVAGTLDRLVKAGYAKRTIDKNGQRVRYLYSASESMDSTANSITRKVLDSLVDTFGKVAIDNFHSYEKK from the coding sequence ATGGTAAAACTTGACCGGATAAACATTTCAAATGAAGGCCTGACCAAGTTCTTCAGTCCGATTGAGGCTCAGATAATGACGGTCCTGTGGGAGAATGGAGAGTGCACCACGCCGGATATCACCGAGAGGACAGGCATTCCTTTATCCAGCGTAGCCGGGACACTTGACAGGCTCGTTAAGGCAGGCTATGCCAAAAGGACTATTGATAAGAACGGGCAGAGGGTCAGATACCTGTATTCTGCAAGCGAGTCAATGGACAGCACGGCAAACTCCATCACCCGTAAAGTACTGGACAGTCTTGTTGATACTTTTGGTAAAGTAGCCATAGATAACTTCCATAGTTACGAGAAGAAATAA
- a CDS encoding ABC transporter permease has product MVVASAALVAVVTTFSAATDSLYEESNNFGANIIVRPEVKTIPLLAGSTSMGSLLVGENYIEESEIPRIHTIMDSSKLSAVAPRLYGVAELGNASVIIMGVDPEEERKLKSWWKVRGDWISTEGTVQTDVMVGSDVATPMGLTEGSSITLRNGNISMDAQVSGVIESTGGNEDAYVILPLAASQHLLGREGKVSSLEVRALCNTCPVEEISMQIEEKFPGLEARSMSQIVRNELAIVEHIRSSAMAVSIITLLVSTLTVASTMLASVNEKLKEIGIMRAVGASDAQVVSMLLFEGAIIGAVGGIIGFVMGTIVSSIAAPLLVQVTPLPMWSILLPVTGVCVLTGMLASILPAKRALGVDPAEVLRSV; this is encoded by the coding sequence GTGGTCGTAGCCTCTGCGGCGCTGGTGGCTGTGGTCACAACATTTTCAGCAGCTACAGATAGCCTTTACGAAGAATCCAATAATTTCGGTGCAAATATCATAGTCCGGCCGGAGGTCAAAACCATTCCTCTGCTGGCTGGCTCAACCTCAATGGGTTCTCTTCTGGTGGGAGAGAACTACATCGAGGAATCAGAGATTCCCAGGATACACACCATTATGGATAGCTCCAAGCTTTCAGCTGTGGCACCAAGGTTATACGGAGTTGCAGAGCTTGGCAATGCATCGGTTATCATAATGGGTGTGGATCCGGAAGAGGAGAGGAAGCTCAAGTCCTGGTGGAAGGTCAGAGGAGACTGGATATCCACAGAAGGCACTGTGCAGACCGATGTGATGGTTGGTTCGGACGTAGCCACACCCATGGGACTTACCGAAGGGTCCTCCATAACCCTCCGTAATGGCAATATCTCGATGGATGCCCAGGTCTCCGGTGTGATAGAAAGCACAGGTGGCAATGAGGATGCATATGTGATACTTCCGCTTGCTGCTTCCCAGCATCTGCTCGGCAGGGAGGGAAAAGTAAGCAGTCTGGAGGTAAGAGCATTGTGCAATACTTGCCCGGTTGAGGAGATCAGCATGCAGATCGAGGAGAAATTTCCGGGACTGGAAGCCCGCTCCATGAGCCAGATAGTCCGCAACGAACTGGCTATTGTCGAACACATCCGTTCTTCTGCAATGGCAGTCTCAATTATCACCCTGCTGGTGAGCACATTGACTGTCGCTTCTACCATGCTCGCTTCAGTGAATGAGAAATTGAAGGAGATAGGTATTATGCGTGCGGTTGGTGCGAGCGATGCTCAGGTCGTATCCATGCTGCTCTTCGAAGGTGCGATCATAGGGGCTGTGGGAGGCATCATTGGCTTTGTGATGGGAACTATTGTCTCGTCCATTGCTGCTCCTTTGTTGGTGCAGGTGACACCTTTGCCGATGTGGTCGATCCTGCTTCCAGTGACAGGTGTATGTGTCCTTACCGGCATGCTAGCATCCATCCTGCCTGCAAAAAGGGCTCTTGGTGTCGATCCGGCGGAGGTGTTGAGAAGTGTTTGA
- a CDS encoding transporter, with translation MFDGNNMIRIQGAGKRYPMGAGEVEVLRSISLDVKKGEFVSVMGQSGSGKTTLMNLIGMLDSPSEGTILIDGNDITLKSQKELVGLRRRTVGFVFQQFHLIPSLTAYENVALPLVFAGEKDNGAVDIALERVGLSHRKEHKPAELSGGEQQRVAIARAIVMKPKILLADEPTGALDGTTGSMIISLLRSLAGEMTVIMVTHNRELAMLSDRIVNLKDGNIVE, from the coding sequence GTGTTTGATGGTAACAATATGATCCGTATTCAGGGTGCAGGTAAAAGATATCCCATGGGAGCTGGTGAAGTGGAGGTGCTGCGAAGTATCAGTCTGGATGTGAAGAAAGGCGAATTCGTATCCGTAATGGGCCAGTCCGGCTCCGGGAAAACCACCCTGATGAATCTCATTGGCATGCTTGATAGTCCAAGTGAAGGGACTATCCTCATCGATGGGAACGACATCACTCTCAAGTCCCAGAAAGAGCTGGTAGGATTGAGGCGCAGGACCGTTGGTTTCGTGTTCCAGCAGTTCCATCTCATACCCTCACTCACAGCCTACGAGAACGTTGCCCTGCCGCTGGTATTTGCCGGAGAAAAGGATAACGGTGCTGTTGATATTGCTCTGGAGCGGGTGGGGCTGTCCCATCGTAAAGAGCACAAGCCGGCTGAGCTGAGTGGAGGGGAACAGCAGAGGGTCGCAATTGCGCGCGCAATTGTCATGAAACCGAAAATATTGCTGGCTGATGAACCCACAGGAGCACTGGATGGAACCACGGGTTCTATGATAATATCCCTGCTCAGGTCGCTGGCCGGTGAGATGACAGTGATCATGGTCACTCACAACAGGGAGCTTGCCATGTTATCTGACAGGATTGTGAACTTAAAGGACGGGAATATCGTGGAGTAA
- a CDS encoding NADPH:quinone reductase Zn-dependent oxidoreductase, with protein sequence MKAAQINEYGTDVVVISRNVNTPEIASGKVLVKVHAAGVNPFDWKIREGHVPSTDKFSFPITLGGDFAGTVMDVGQGVTLYRTGDHVYGSGLILSGGSGAFAEFVLASEKLTALKPEKASYLEAAALPLTGVSAWDVLFDKMKLQKGQKILIHGGSGGIGSMAIQMAKYLGAHVATTARKDKSEYLKTLGADEIIDYKDEVFEEKLKDFDAAFDTVGGDTYKRSFKVLKKGGIIVSMLEQPDQELMDKYQVNAVGQSTRINSHQLKKLAELFDSGVVTVTIDRVFPLEETGQAMEYQRTGSVKGKVVIEIA encoded by the coding sequence ATGAAAGCCGCCCAGATAAATGAATACGGAACAGATGTTGTCGTGATAAGCCGTAATGTCAATACGCCCGAGATTGCATCGGGAAAGGTTCTTGTGAAGGTACATGCTGCAGGTGTGAATCCCTTTGACTGGAAAATACGTGAAGGGCACGTGCCCTCTACTGACAAATTCAGTTTTCCGATAACACTCGGTGGAGATTTTGCCGGTACGGTAATGGATGTCGGCCAGGGCGTAACCCTGTACAGGACAGGTGATCACGTATATGGCAGCGGGCTTATCCTGTCAGGGGGCTCGGGAGCCTTTGCAGAATTTGTACTGGCATCTGAGAAGCTGACAGCCCTAAAACCGGAAAAGGCAAGCTACCTGGAAGCTGCCGCGCTGCCTCTTACAGGTGTGAGTGCATGGGATGTACTTTTCGACAAAATGAAGTTGCAGAAAGGACAGAAGATACTCATACACGGGGGTTCGGGAGGAATCGGTTCAATGGCAATCCAGATGGCAAAATATCTGGGCGCCCATGTAGCAACAACCGCCAGGAAAGATAAGAGCGAATACCTCAAGACCCTTGGAGCAGATGAGATCATAGACTATAAGGACGAGGTTTTTGAAGAAAAGCTGAAAGATTTCGATGCAGCTTTTGATACGGTAGGCGGGGATACTTATAAAAGGTCCTTTAAGGTCCTTAAGAAAGGAGGCATCATCGTTTCAATGCTTGAGCAGCCTGACCAGGAGTTAATGGATAAGTATCAGGTGAATGCAGTGGGACAATCTACCAGGATCAATAGCCATCAACTCAAGAAGCTAGCAGAGCTCTTTGACAGCGGGGTGGTCACAGTCACTATTGACAGGGTATTCCCCCTGGAAGAAACGGGACAGGCTATGGAATATCAGCGCACCGGAAGCGTGAAAGGAAAAGTTGTAATAGAAATAGCGTAA